ctgacctccccatgcgCACcatatgtatattcacatataatgaagaaacaaacaaaagtttttaAAGTGTAATGTCACATACACACTTGATATAACCCTACTAAAAGTCCTTGCTAATCCGTAAGTCACACCTAAGGCTTTAGAACTCCACATCCCCCAAATTTTCTCACAAACCTCCACTGGGAGGTGAGAAAGGGAAGTGAAGTTTACATGgtgggaaaaaaattaagatgtgtGCCTTGGGATTCGGCAGATCTACACTTGAGCCAACCTTGCTCTCCATttgctggctgtgtgaccttaggcaaaTCACTTTGCTCTCTGAGCCCATTTCCTCCTGTGTAAAGTGCATGACAGTACCATGCAAtggcacccccacacacaaacccaAGCATCACATGACACAAAGGCAGCAATCATTTCCACTTGTCCCCTTCTTGCAGGTGTCCAACAGGATAGATGCCCTAGCCCCTTGAAGCTAGATTGTAGATGGAGGTGAGGAACATATTCTCAGTCAGGCCTGGGGAGGGTATGTCCAGCAAGCGTgaaatcctgggttcaattcccggggAAGCACACCCAGGGCTCGCCTGccaccccagcacttggagataAATGCAGGGGCATCAGAAGCTCAGGGCTGGGCTTTGGATTAAGAGTGGGCTGTTGCTGCAGAGCccgggttccatcctcagcacctcTGTTGGTggctttaactccagctccagggaatctgacacccttcttctggcttttgtggcATCTAAACTCACCCATTCACACACTgacacatggacatacacataattaaagataaaataaatcttttatttttcaaaagaaattcagggtcatcctcagctacattgtGAGTTGAAAGTTTTCCTCAGATAcctagtaaattccaggacagcctgggacttggaaaataaaataaaataaaataaaataaaagattccaAGGTCTGAAAACTCCAGAACCCATCCTCTTGGTGAGAAAATGCCAGTCACAAATCCATGACACCGTTTTCAGTGATCTCTGACAGGCAAATCCCACTGGGTTGTTCCACCAGTAggctcaaggccagcccagaGTGGCTAAGAGCAAAGCAAACAGCCTTATCGTGAAAGTGTGGGGCCCCCGACTATAAAGAGAGACGTCACTTGAGTTCTCCCTTCACTCAAGATGAAACTCCTTCTGCTGGTCACTCTGCTCACAGGTAGGACCCTTGTCCCCTCTGAGTGCCCTACCATCTCCCTTGTCTTCAATGCACAGACCTCGGGTAGCCACAGTTGAAGTTCTTGTCTGGGGTTCCCACTGGGGTCTAATAGCCCGTGGATTgggtttcctttctctcccccatcCAGAAGAGCTGGCACTTTTAATCTCTAGGCCTAAACTCAGGTGACCCCTTAGAAAAGTCCACTACATTCACCTACCCAAAGAAAgactgcccctctgcctctgctatATTGCCCCGGCACCCATTTCCCTGGCCCTAAGCTGTCCTAGtgatttgatttttctcattcttttaaaaaaatgttgacttttattttatgtgtatgagcatttttcctgcatgtctgtctgtgaacTGTGTgagcagtgcctacagaggccaggagagaggtCTGATCTCCCAGAATTGGggtcatagacagttgtgagcttccatgtcgGTGCTGGAACCCAGCCTGGGTCCTGTGCAAGCTCAGCAAGTGCTCatgcctgctgagccatgtcttcagccatcatcatcattactattattattattactgataTGATCTTATAATGCAGCTGGGGAAATCCTCCAACTCAACATTATAGcccagacttgcctcaaactcccaagtgttaggattacataCATGCTGGGATTGTGTCTACAATTCTtccccccctttccttcctttttttctttctttctttctttctttctttctttctttctttctttcttcctttcttttttttgagacagagtctctctgtgtagctcccctggctgtcctggaactcactctgtagaccacgctagcctcagattcagagatccgcctgcctctgccactcagtgctggaactaaaggcgagCGCACCACTGCCTGGTGTGTCTTCAATTCTTATCTTGTAAATTCATTATGAATTTTGGCccccatctacacacacacacacacacacacacacacacacacacacacacacacacacacgtatgctcCATAAACATAAACAATGAATGGCATCATACACTGAATAAAACATATTTGGCATATGAGTCATTTATATTCATCAAATGATGATTGCGACCTGAAACCAGTCAGGTTCTAGACTGAGACTGGGGAATCAAAGATGAATCAGGTGTGCTCTTACTCCAGAAgcacatatatgtaaacacacacacacatacacacacacacacacacacacacacacacacacacacacacacacacggagtgtGTTAGGCACAATGATAGAGTCTAAGGAAAACCATGAGATGGCCCTTGGGAACTTTGTGTcttacagagagggagggagcacgTTAGCACATGTGTGTAAAGGGGGTTAGAAATGCTAAGAGGGCTGAAGAGAGGACCCCcccccagtggttaagaacactggatgctcttccataggacctgggtttcaGTACCCACACCTATAACTTCCGTAACTCCCGTTACAGGGGATTGGACACCCCCCTCTGGTCatcacagacaccaggcatgcaagtgatgCACATGggtttacaaataaaataatcttaaaaaaatgaaatgctatGAAGCAGCATGACCCTGAGTTAGGATGCCtagcacccacagaaaaagccaggcacGGCGGTGGCACACCCccataattccaacacttgggaaatgaaatggagacaggaagatctctggggaTTGCTGGTCAGCCACCATAGTCAAACAGCAAGCTCCTGGCTCtctgggagaccctgtctcaaaaactaggGAGTGATTTAAGAAGACTCCAGATGTTGACCTCTGTATCCACgaacacactcatgcacattaaCATGGAAATATGAATGCAAACACAAACCGAAGTGCTATGCAGAAGTGGTATGCAGAAGAGAAGTAACAGCAGAGGGTTTCCTTGGGTATGTGGCCAGGAAGGGCCTCTTTAATGGGGAAGCATCGGAACCAAACTCCTAGCCTTTCAAGATGTGAGATGGCTCTGGTGCATGGTGGTTGGTGtgtgcctataattctagcattcaggaggctgagacaggaggattgagaattcaagaccagcttggaaTATAGTCGGACCCTTAAAAAAACAAGCAGAAgattaagtaaataataaaaattctgcCCAAGCACTTGTAGAGAGTGTCTCAGAAGAGGCTAGTGTGTTGACACTTCCGGACACTTGTTCATCTGTGACCTGGGCAGGCCTGGaagtggaaagaaggaagacgTGAAGTGGAATCCCAGACTATGGAAGGGAGAAGCTGCAGGAATGACAAGAGGGCTGAGGGCAATCCAGGGCATCCCTTGCATTATGATTGTGTTCACAGTGGTCCTGAAAGGCTACAGGGAGACAAACCCAGAACTGACCCACACTGACCCCGCTTTAACATGGACCTCCTAGCTGATCGACTTCCTAGTGGGATTTCCTGAGTGTGGGGGTCATGGGGACCGCACTGTGTTAccatttctgcctctgtcttctcttcctcctcccctccagtTCCTTCTTGTGAGGCAGGGTACCACATGGCCTCAGATGCACCATTCCGCCCAGtgttaccttgaatttctgatcctccaggGTTTTGGGGGAtgtgtatgtggtgctgggagtGGGGTCAAAGGTCCCTCCAAGCTTGGCAAGCACAATCCAAACTGAACAGAGTCCTTAACCCTTGCCTTGTTTgactgaaacagggtcttatatTGCTCAGGCAAGCCTTAAACTTGCTTAGtagccaaagataaccttgaacttctgatcctcttgcccctgcctccagagtgctgtgattacacaGTGTGTGTTCCACTGTACCTGACTTCTCCTTCATTTCAGTGATGGCCAAGTATACCACTGCAGACTGAATCCTGGCTTATTTACCTACTCCTCAGCTGATGAACAGTTTGTTATGTCAAATACAGATGTTACACATGGTGATCTGGTCATCAGCCTTGTACTTGAGCCTTGTGTGGTCATACAGCAGATTCCATCTAATTCTCCAGTGTAAAGCTATAAGCCTGTGTTGGCTGCTTCTCTGGCTCAAGGTCTCAGCTAGAACTGTGATGAATCCCACTGCTGGCTAAGGCTGGGGTTTCACCTAGGCTTGAGTAGGGGTGGGGCAGGTTTCACACTCAAGACATGGTTGGATTGTTGGGTTACTGAACTAAGAGGTCAGtccttccctgtctcaaaaaggtaCACACTTCCTGCTCAGGCTTGGTGACTTCAACTTGATCTCTAAGACCTACAAAGTGgagggagaaaaccaactccctaaagctgacctctgacctcctcatgtgtAGCATGACAATTATAAATGCTCCCAAGTGTGTGCTTTTGAATGTGTGTgcgggcaaacacacacacacacacacacacacacacacacacacacacacacacacacacacccctctctatTCACTGCTCTCCAGATGAAGCAGCTGGCAGGAGTCAAGGAGGAAGCTAGCAGACAGACATCAGACCCCTGGTAAAGCCAAGTGGGATTGATGGAATGTGCTGTGCACTCTTGCAGCAGGCGCAACTGCGCACACCATCACAACTCGGGCTCTATGGCAGTTCCGAAAGATGATCAAGTGCACCATTCCAGGGAGTGATCCCCTGAAGGATTACAACAACTATGGCTGCTACTGTGGCTTGGGTGGTTCAGGCACCCCAGTGGACGAATTAGACAGGTGAGTTAATCAGGTGGGTGGGGCCTGGGGTGTCTGTGTTGGCATGAGGACAGGGCACAAACAGAGCATCTCATGAAGCATGAATAAGGAGACAGGCATATTCACTAAacatcacattttttaaatttacttattatttattgtttgtattttccagacagggtttctctagcccTAGTTGTTCTGGAaatctctatagaccaggctggccttgagctcagagatccttgagtctcttcctcctgagtgctgagatttgaggtgtgcatcaccaccaagCATGTATTTCCCCCTCTTGTCATGTAGAGAAATTGGTCCTAGAGAACCCTGTATCTAGTGGCCCTGAAAAGCAGAATGTGTGAGATGTAAATAGTGGGCAATGCTGCCACCCAGTGGCAGACTAGGGCATGACCAACCATTACAGCCACCATCAAGGTGTCAGCCTTGGTTTTAAAAAGTCGTCACAAATTCAGGATATATAATTTCACTATATTTGAgcaattttgttaaaaaaatcactttttttcgagacaggttccCATTTATGTATCAATATCTGGTTTTGAactgattcacctgcctctgcctcccaagtactggtattaaaggctggCACAAACCACACTTGGCAAAAATGGCTTTTAATAAACATATCCTAATACTGGGCCATGGTtccacaagcctttaatccagcactaaggagatagagacaggcaaatatctgtgagtttgaggccagcctcgtatACAGAGTGACTCCctggacatccagggctgttgaggagaaaccctgtttcaaaaaataaaaaaattgaacacatacaTGCTAATGGAGACCACAGGTTCACGAGCCATAGGACACTTTCTTCTGGACATCAGGTTTAGTAATAGTAACCTTTGAGAAATTAACAGATTTGAAAAGAACTGGTCTCCTGTGTGTTCATGCTCCTCCCTCAGCTGTTCCTTCCTCTGTCCAGGTGCTGCCAGACTCACGACCACTGCTACACTCAGGCCAAGAAGCTGGATAGCTGTAAATTCCTCATAGACAACCCCTACACTAACTCCTACTCCTACTCCTGCTCTGGGAATAAGATCACCTGCAGCGGTAGGTTTACCGTCCCAGATGACTGGACTCTGTTTGGCCCTTGGCAGGTTTGGAAGGGGCATTGAAGTAACAAGGACAGTCACCATTTAGTGGACATTTCCCTGATCTCATTTGACCTCAAAACAACCATATCAGGTAGACACTAAAATATAGACTGGGACATCGATGAGGAAGATAAGGAAGGAAAGCTGGGCCACTTTCCCAAGGTCACCCCACTTAGAAGTGATGGCTTTTGCTTCTGGAACACAGGTCTACATCATTCCaaaacctctttttaaaaacatttaaagattttatgtaaTTCTGGTGGAGTCATGTCTGTGCCACAGCACAGGTGTGGAGATCTGAGGACAAAgttcaggagtctgttctctccttcgaccatgtgagtcctggggacgGAACTCGacttcagacttggcagcaagtgtctttattccctgagccatcttgcctgcccaaaGCCTCTCCTATTAGCTGCTATGTTATACTGATTCCATATTTACTAAACAACTGAAAGCTGCATCATTGGCTGTAAGCCAACACTGGACTAAACACCTATGCAGGACAAGATttatcattcccattttacatgTGAGGATTCagagggctggggacatagctcagttgctAGAGAGATTGTCTGGCATGCACAGAACCCTGGGTTCCACCTCCAGAACCCATAcattgagtgtggtggtgcacacctgcaatcctagcacttgggaggtggagacaggaggattgtcatgAATCATATAATTTTAGAAGTGGTGGTTGATATGTGTAGTTTTCCTGGTTTTAGGATCAAATATCCCTGTTTTTTTATGTATAGGAATATTTTTATGTATAGGAATGAGTTGGCCTCctgtgtcttcttcagtcactctctACCAGGTCTTTAGAGGctgggtctctcactaaacaggACACTCATCTTTAGCTACCCTGACTGATCAACAAGCTTTGGGGATCTGTGCTCCCCACTTCCCAATAGACTTACAGATGCCCCAACCACACCTTGCTTTTTTCGTGGGCCCGGGGCATTGTAGGTCAGGCCCTCATGCATGTATGGAAGCCACTTCACCAActgtgccatcttcccagccccacaacaacttatttttttttattataagtgTGTTCCAGCAATTTGGGCAACGCAATGTCCTTTTGTGTGGTCTGTCTCTCAATCCTGAGTCTGCACCTGTGGGAGGGCCACCAGTGTCTTTGGTAATAAATTGTACAGAACAGAGTCATGGGCTCCactcaacttgctttcttgtttctctgcAGACAAAAACAACGCCTGTGAGGCCTTCATCTGCAACTGTGACAGGGAAGCCGCCATCTGCTTCTCCAAGGCTCCGTATAACAAGGAGAACAAAAACATTAAGTGTTAGACTTGTCACCTCAGTTACTGCCTACATCATCCCTGCCTGCTTGGTTGTGTTCACCACACACTGTGCCCTCTAATAAATCACCTACTGAAAGAATTGGGCATTGGTGACTGTATTCCCTGTCTACAGAACATAATTAGATCCTCAGAGAACATCATTCCCTCTAGTCCTGGATGCTGAGGATTAATGGGAAAGACATTTCATTAGGGGAGCATCTTGAAGAGTGGGTGATGAGCCCAGCCATGCCTTTCATCATCAGCATTCTGGGATGCAGAGGTAGATctcacgagttcaaggccaacctggtctaaaattcaagttctaggacagccaggacaattacataaagaaaccttgttttgaaaaactaCAACAAATGAAGAATAActcagcctgagatacataggggggcaggggcaggcagaaggggatggagaggggagAGATGGGGCAGGGATAGGTacaggaaaggagggggaggggtgcagagggaaggaaagagaagacagagagtaaggaggggagagaagagagaagaagcagTATCATATGGGAGCTTAAGGATCATTTTGGCACTAGAAATACTGGATTCAAAGGGCTTCTGCCGTGTGCTCATTATAGGGAGTTGGATATTAAGACACCAAACTGGAGTGACAGTAAATGACCCGAGGGCAGGATTACATCCTGGTGGCTTTGAGTCTTCACTGTGCCTAAACAAATATCGAAGAATAATTGTCCTGCTAAAGTACACAACCACATAACTTTTAGTAACAAACAAAGCAACCTTTTTCTGTTACGGGACCCAACAGGTGAAGTCAGGTTAATCTCTGGTTCTCTGGTCAACCAGATTTAGGAAGAAGGTGTTTCCTTGGCTGGTTTAAGGCTACGTGGTTCTCagtctcttttttcctttagtgAACAGCTGCCCAGTCCTCAGTCTTTCCACCCCCGGTTCTGACTCCTGCCCAAAGCTCACAGGCCTCACCCCTCCCTAGATCAGCCCTCGTGAGCAATAGAAGCAACTAGAGCCTCCTGTGCAGGCGCAGTGACTGTAGTCACTGCTGTGGCTGTCAGAGTCTTCTGGAAGGGTAGGGGGATCCTGAGTGTGGAGACAACCAACTCAACTCAACCCTCCATGGTTTTTATCCAGGGAAGAGGTGAGAAGTGGGGAAAAGGAGGTGCTGGGGGGCTAAGTTAGATGGTACATGAGAGATGGCCAAGCACAAAGGCAACAGGGCACTGGGACAGCAGACATTGTTCAccagccatcatgtggttgctgagaattgaactctggtcctcagcaagagcagaaagtgctcttaagtgctgagccatcatctcaccAGTCACCGTAATGGTTGATTGTCAGCTTCatacactggggagggagagcctCAGCTGAAGGATTGCCTGCAtcacattggcctgtgggcacagctgctgggcatttttttttttttttttttttttttttttttttttttttttgagacagggtttctttgtgttctctgcCTGTCCAGGAAATCACTAGTAGACCAGACTTGtagttgctgtgtgtgtgtgtgtgttttgtcttttacTCTTTTGGTTCTTTGGTTTTTGGGAGCCCACCACCGAGTTCCCAAATAAATGGAACGgaatattattctttcttattaatctctggccttaacttggcttgttcCTAGCCATCCTTGCTTAAATTAtgtcatctaccttttgcctctgggctttcatctttctctgttctgtatatctgtctttgctttttactccatggcttgttgtgtagctgggtggctgccccctggtgttctctctccttttctcattaCCCCATGTATTCTTTCTATCCTTTCTTCTACCTTGCTATTGGCctttcaactctctctctctcttttttttgattttcttttttttattagttcaaattaggaacaagcttgtttcacatgtcaatcccttctccctttccctcccctcccccaaccccaacccacccccaccccagccactctccattccccaggcagggtagggccctcgatgggggctccccaaagtccacaatatcatcctgggccgggcctaggaactctagctttttttttcatctctttattagaccaatcaggtgttttagacaggcacagtaacacagcttcacagagttaaacaaatgacacataaaataaagcaacacatcttatatcattaaacaagtgttccacagcataaacaatgtaacacatcttaaaatactattccacatttctcttttgtctatatacaaatgaaaggttttaactttaacataggaAAACTATATACAACCAAAACAATTGtcaagaattacatttacaatattcagtccattgatatttagcaaattcagagaaaatactcatcTATCTTATCTTACTGACTCCAAGTTtcatacctaatttactttctaacataattaaggaaaactgcaactataactatctagtcttcaactctagCCAAGACCCCACAAGGATATAGTATTGCCAGAGTTAACAGAAGTGCATTGCAAACAAGTTCCAAAACTCttgaaatgacagagatatctgactgcctggacagtcacccaaagttctctgcagtgttggggcatccatcttcagcctacaggcttAGAGTACCTGGTAGACTTTTCCAGGAAGCAGGAAATTAGAAGGACTGCCATTCTTTGTTTTGGCagagttcagcagtcactttcctgtgggtcctgcatgtccagtttacaCAACATACTGTCAAGTATTCAGGCAAGAGGAGTTTCTTGCAGAAATGGCTAGCCTTGCCACCTTGAGAGCAAAGTTCTATGCAGTTTCTCCAATGCCCAGCATCTTCTCTAAAGTAAATTGGTGCAgacaggagcagatgtgtctcattgtcatgaaaaaccttttgttaacaaaacattttcaGTGTCATAttcaccgggtgttggtggcatatgcctataatctcagcactggggaggcaaaagcaggcagatctctgtgagttcgaggccagagtgAGTACCTggataagctccaaagcaatacagagaaaccctgtcttgaaaaaaccaaaaaaaaaaaaaaaaaaaaagaaagaaaagaaaaaaaaaatcaatgtcatATTTTACAGGTCTTTGAAGTGCTTGAGGACCCCATTTATGTATCTAAATATATCTCACCtggaaaacatacctaatgtgactacaagttggATTATTATAGACTAACTGCTAAcctcatttcttaattatacattacatttttttctgagatagggtttctctgtagcttttggaaatacatttttaaatgaactgcataaGTACAACACTACAAACAAGagtaaaaacatatatacagtgtaaCAAAAATAGCTTTACATTTGTATCAATGTACTAAGACCCATGCCAGTGCAAATATATGAGGTTAATAGTTAGTTATCCTCTAATCCTATATTCCCCTAAATTTAGCAGACATCCATGACCCACCAAATAACCAAAAGCCTCCAACAACCcaactcttgggaatgtgggtgtcattttctCTAGACGGCTCCCTGTTTTCTGTGGGCAAAGGCATCTTTAGGGGTCCCTGAGAAAAAAATTGAGGTAATGGTCAAGTACTGGGACCATTTTGTTCTATCTTACCTGTCAAGATTCAGGAGTTCTTTTCTGATTAAATCTGACCCATATCAATTCTGAAGGAACCCACAGTCTCTcgtttcctgtggaaataaaagcaaaacctcttccccaaagcaTTTTTTGACTTCTATTTtgacaaatacatttttgtttttttggtttttcgagacagggtttctctgtgtggctttggagcctatcctggcactcactctggagaccaggctggcctcaaactcgcagagatctgcctgcctctgcctcccgagtgctgggattaaaggcgtgcaccaccaatgcccagcgacaaatacattttttgacttccattttaaaggCATTCTTAAAATATCTAGGCTGGTTTATTTCAGCAGTCCTTTCAATTCTATGTCTCTTAGCACCTGTTTGCTTATCAACAATCAGAAAGTTCAAAACCAACACAAttaacatacaggatccagactccctttCCTATcttacatggcttttttttttttttttctcttttatattacttttactctctctttaaagactggaacctgtttagaggttttcCTGTCTGGACATCTTTTACTGTCTATCTTTTAGCCTTTTTTGACTTTGTGAGCAAACTTTAAACTGCTAAGCTGTAGCTGGGTCCCCCACACAGCTCTATGGGCTGACCCCACCGGCTCAGCATGCTTCTAGGTTTGTGAGAGCCAAGCCTAAAGCTCGCGGCCTGGTCAGAGGTGTCTTTGACCAGGAACTGCATTCAGGCCCCTAGCCAGTGCCCTGCACCTTGGCAGGTGGTTCTacttagtttttttgtttctatttagtgTGAGCCATGCTGTTCCCAACCCAAGTTCTGCTGCATGGCAAGACCTCTTAAaggagttgtattttttttttttttcttttcaaactttctcaggccctatggaAATTTGAGCCTCATTTTGGGTGCCaaattgtaggttttttttttttcttctattttggttctttgctctttgggggatcaccacccagctcccaaataaatcacagagAGTCATATTCTTTCTTATGAGGACCTGGCCTTACCTTGGCGtttttctagctagcttttcttaaattatcccatctgccttttgtctcttggcttttgtttttctctattctatatacctttctttacttgttactctgtggcttgcagTATATCTGGGTGGCTGACCCCCATtatcctctccccttttctcatttccctatttattctctctgcctgccagccacacccccttctttttcctacctcgctattggccattcagctcatattagaccaatcaggtgtttta
This genomic stretch from Cricetulus griseus strain 17A/GY chromosome 4, alternate assembly CriGri-PICRH-1.0, whole genome shotgun sequence harbors:
- the LOC100764593 gene encoding phospholipase A2 translates to MKLLLLVTLLTAGATAHTITTRALWQFRKMIKCTIPGSDPLKDYNNYGCYCGLGGSGTPVDELDRCCQTHDHCYTQAKKLDSCKFLIDNPYTNSYSYSCSGNKITCSDKNNACEAFICNCDREAAICFSKAPYNKENKNIKC